The following proteins are co-located in the Phaeodactylum tricornutum CCAP 1055/1 chromosome 2, whole genome shotgun sequence genome:
- a CDS encoding predicted protein, which translates to MSSSRPFPCDEVIARKKELRKEIRSKLKALSKEEIRAQSVRVWDRLFELPQYRQARSIGLFLSMPTGEISTELALKNASENEKQVYVPQVGKNFEQADMELIKVVKDDGIKQGELFYHSWPLNKWGIPEPPPHIPLIPAAPGDIDVIVVPGLAFDEKGNRLGQGKGYYDRFIARMTLGEGVSAPFLVAVGLECQLTDRVPVEEYDQLMDLVLLPSQTIVIEK; encoded by the coding sequence ATGTCATCATCGAGGCCTTTCCCCTGCGATGAAGTCATTGCGCGCAAGAAAGAATTACGGAAAGAAATTCGGTCGAAATTGAAAGCTCTTTCTAAGGAGGAAATTCGCGCTCAAAGTGTTAGAGTGTGGGACCGCCTCTTTGAGCTCCCTCAGTATCGGCAAGCTAGATCCATAGGACTCTTTCTGTCAATGCCAACAGGCGAGATATCTACCGAATTAGCGTTAAAGAATGCATCAGAAAACGAGAAGCAGGTCTACGTTCCACAGGTTGGCAAGAACTTTGAGCAAGCGGACATGGAACTGATAAAAGTTGTCAAGGATGATGGAATCAAACAAGGCGAATTGTTTTATCACTCGTGGCCCCTCAATAAGTGGGGTATTCCTGAACCTCCTCCGCATATTCCGCTGATACCGGCGGCACCAGGCGATATTGATGTGATTGTGGTTCCTGGTTTAGCTTTCGACGAGAAGGGGAACAGACTCGGTCAAGGGAAAGGGTACTATGATCGCTTCATTGCGCGTATGACATTAGGGGAAGGAGTAAGTGCCCCCTTTTTGGTGGCCGTGGGCCTTGAATGTCAGCTCACAGATCGGGTACCGGTGGAAGAGTACGACCAACTGATGGATCTTGTCCTTTTGCCTAGTCAAACGATCGTCATTGAAAAGTAA
- a CDS encoding predicted protein produces MAKSEDADGVVVSRSFENELWLDLRGTAIFPKQALGFLQQVLFDCEEDIDKENRGKCDQPILNVVSRVLLSEEVFAKVVALPEYSLIDFLYVSQTHDLMEMCRDTEQSVSIGRMLACSPRTTIDPLAALDTYALGGWLMIHSEEDDLRDSTAWIQQQISSLVEFLAGRASSSTASASGLLIPSLNTGFDQTSLNGGVAICCPTKNALVQVDSILAQSRYTSQCRVWSIIIITSRACVAIRCASLENGDSDESKRR; encoded by the exons ATGGCCAAGTCCGAAGACGCTGACGGTGTAGTTGTATCAAGGTCGTTCGAAAATGAACTATGGCTGGATTTGAGAGGGACAGCcatctttccaaagcaagcgTTGGGCTTTCTCCAACAGGTTTTGTTCGACTGTGAAGAAGATATTGATAAAGAAAATAGAGGAAAATGCGATCAGCCCATTCTCAACGTTGTAAGCAGAGTGCTACTATCCGAAGAAGTATTTGCAAAGGTTGTTGCTCTTCCCGAATACTCTTTAATTGATTTTCTTTATGTATCACAAACCCACGATCTCATGGAAATGTGTCGGGACACAGAACAATCTGTGTCTATTGGTAGAATGCTCGCATGCTCGCCCCGAACGACCATCGACCCTCTAGCAGCCCTGGACACATATGCTCTGGGAGGATGGCTAATGATTcattccgaagaagatgacCTTCGTGATTCAACTGCATGGATCCAGCAGCAAATTTCGAGCCTGGTCGAATTCTTGGCCGGGCGAGCCAGTTCTTCTACAGCATCTGCGTCAGGCCTCTTGATACCCAGTTTGAACACCGGTTTTGATCAGACGTCTTTGAACGGCGGCGTTGCCATTTGTTGTCCAACGAAAAATGCGTTGGTGCAAGTGGATTCTATTTTGGCGCAATCGCGATACACGAGC CAGTGCCGAGTTTGGTcaatcatcatcatcacAAGCCGCGCTTGTGTTGCCATTCGATGCGCTTCTTTGGAGAACGGCGATTCAGATGAGAGCAAGCGAAGGTGA
- the HSP40A gene encoding chaperone, dnaj-like protein (homology to DnaJ; The prokaryotic heat shock protein DnaJ interacts with the chaperone hsp70-like DnaK protein) — DYYQVLGCPRNADESALKKAYRKLAVKWHPDKNPGNEQATKNFQKISEAYATLSDAKKRQLYDQYG; from the exons GATTATTACCAAGTTCTAGGTTGTCCAAGAAATGCGGATGAAAGTGCTTTAAAAAAGGCCTACCGAAAATTGGCCGTCAAG TGGCATCCGGATAAGAACCCCGGCAATGAGCAAGCGACCAAAAACTTCCAGAAGATCAGCGAGGCATACGCGACCCTGTCCGATGCTAAAAAACGTCAACTGTACGATCAGTACGGA
- a CDS encoding short-chain dehydrogenase/reductase acting with NAD or NADP as acceptor (Probably a short-chain dehydrogenase/reductase, possibly acting on ketone groups with NAD+ or NAD+ as acceptor), with amino-acid sequence MESLNVWITGVYEAGPVIGGLAALGSLVAISLGAQTLSFVYKSFIRPGKDLKKLGKWAVITGATDGIGKAYAMALAKKGMNIVLVSRTEAKLMDVKSEIQGKYNGIEVQHVVCDYSNFDKAAQDKVQKSLEGLEIGILINNVGVSYRYPQFFHELTDDEVRALLMMNIDSTVWMTRIVLPGMLDRKKGAIINISSGSALYTLPLLAEYSGAKSFIEKFSRALNAEYSAKGVTCQCQVPFYVATKLAKMRKSLTVPTPSEFAAMGVRWIGYADALVQPFWLHGLQAWVMFQLPEVVIAKGIMAMHLAIRKKGLKKDAKIAEDAMNKTK; translated from the exons ATGGAAAGTCTAAACGTATGGATCACCGGAGTTTACGAGGCTGGACCGGTCATAGGTGGTCTAGCCGCGCTCGGATCTTTGGTTGCAATTTCTCTGGGAGCTCAG ACGCTATCGTTTGTATACAAATCTTTCATTCGTCCAGGCAAAGATTTAAAAAAGCTGGGAAAATGGGCCGTGATTACTGGTGCAACGGATGGAATCGGAAAGGCTTACGCGATggctttggcgaagaaaggAATGAATATCGTTTTAGTCAGTCGTACAGAAGCCAAGTTAATGGACGTGAAATCCGAAATACAGGGAAAATACAATGGAATCGAAGTGCAACATGTTGTCTGTGATTATTCTAATTTTGACAAGGCCGCACAAGACAAGGTCCAGAAGAGTCTCGAAGGTCTCGAAATCGGGATTCTTATCAACAACGTTGGTGTTAGTTACCGCTACCCTCAATTCTTCCACGAGCTCACTGATGACGAAGTTAGAGCCCTATTGATGATGAATATTGATTCTACTGTTTGGATGACGCGAATTGTGTTGCCTGGCATGTTGGACCGCAAGAAGGGTGCTATCATCAATATTTCATCGGGATCAGCACTCTACACTCTCCCGTTGCTTGCGGAATATTCAGGAGCTAAGAGTTTTATCGAGAAGTTCTCCCGTGCTCTCAACGCAGAATATAGTGCCAAAGGAGTCACTTGCCAGTGCCAAGTTCCCTTTTACGTTGCGACGAAGCTCGCAAAGATGCGAAAGAGCTTGACGGTCCCAACGCCATCCGAGTTTGCCGCCATGGGCGTGCGATGGATTGGATACGCGGATGCCCTGGTTCAACCTTTTTGGTTGCATGGCCTTCAGGCCTGGGTCATGTTCCAGCTTCCGGAAGTGGTCATCGCGAAAGGTATCATGGCCATGCACTTGGCAATTCGCAAGAAAGGGCTGAAGAAAGATGCAAAGATAGCTGAAGACGCCATGAACAAGACAAAATAA
- a CDS encoding predicted protein: MSRIHTCIAFVAWVLLVCDAFTVGPHHPKITAQRFIGLATRVFGSASDEILARARKAAGVPDSVDDEYPKNFEDKLLADMQSALLKLERRVQEGPGALSLLEVEELDGELSRVIAEMRANGDQRPIKPKSADPSGDLKSAAPSATATSVGSSNSLLDEEGEAYDGKGGMGQPKGTVNTYIIEGMEEMSSEEYRLALERSLIDRQAARRQAGVVGNKSTWDYMSQLNPNDKGILRRDDEDDDDDEEDERPKKKKKRNFKPF; this comes from the exons ATGTCTCGTATACACACATGCATAGCTTTCGTGGCTTGGGTTTTGCTGGTATGTGACGCTTTCACGGTAGGGCCGCATCATCCCAAGATAACTGCGCAACGATTCATTGGCCTGGCAACGCGGGTCTTTGGTAGTGCGTCCGACGAAATTCTTGCCCGGGCTCGGAAAGCCGCCGGTGTGCCTGATTCCGTCGATGACGAGTATCCCAAAAATTTTGAGGACAAGTTGTTGGCTGACATGCAATCCGCCTTGCTGAAGTTGGAACGCCGAGTGCAGGAAGGCCCTGGCGCCTTGAGTTTGCTCGAAGTGGAAGAGTTGGACGGTGAACTGAGTCGGGTCATTGCCGAAATGCGCGCGAATGGCGACCAGAGACCAATCAAACCGAAAAGTGCCGATCCCAGTGGCGATCTGAAATCCGCGGCGCCGTCCGCGACCGCGACCTCGGTGGGATCCTCGAACTCATTGTTGGATGAAGAAGGCGAGGCCTATGACGGAAAGGGTGGAATGGGGCAACCAAAAGGCACGGTTAACACAT ATATTATTGAGGGGATGGAGGAAATGAGCTCGGAAGAGTACCGCTTGGCTTTAGAAAGGAGTCTGATTGATCGGCAGGCGGCCCGCCGCCAAGCCGGTGTTGTTGGTAATAAGTCTACTTGGGATTATATGAGCCAACTAAATCCCAACGACAAGGGCATTCTCCGTcgggatgacgaagatgacgacgacgatgaggaagacgagcgtcctaagaaaaaaaagaagagaaaCTTCAAGCCTTTTTGA
- a CDS encoding predicted protein, which produces MSNMYGYNDYDGPHRAMARFSLEADDEDNPLQAGFWMEGDSLAPPCGTAVPTIHRMLDFAQVSSKDVVYDLGCGDARVCLEAFARKKCQSVGVEVEADLVSRGRELIARLNYVDQERLPFIIEQDLRIVLRNLVRLAAKATAPTEQSDDIGALPLPTIIIMYLLPEALAELEDSLRELLRLLPESFRILCNTWGLNSLVPQQRMDVKEEGGAVTPLSIYTRKSL; this is translated from the coding sequence ATGAGCAACATGTACGGGTACAATGACTACGATGGTCCGCATCGTGCAATGGCTCGATTCTCTCTGGAggccgacgacgaggacaaccCACTACAGGCTGGATTTTGGATGGAAGGAGATTCATTGGCGCCCCCTTGTGGAACAGCCGTTCCAACGATTCATCGTATGCTGGATTTTGCTCAAGTGTCGTCGAAGGACGTCGTATATGATCTGGGCTGCGGAGACGCTCGCGTATGCTTAGAAGCGTTTGCTCGAAAGAAATGCCAAAGTGTGGGCGTGGAGGTGGAGGCAGATTTGGTATCTAGAGGTCGGGAACTCATTGCGCGACTCAATTATGTAGATCAAGAACGCTTGCCTTTCATTATTGAGCAGGATTTACGAATCGTCCTCCGGAACCTTGTTCGCCTAGCTGCCAAAGCTACAGCGCCAACAGAACAGTCGGACGATATTGGTGCTCTACCTCTACCAACAATCATCATAATGTATTTGCTTCCAGAAGCTCTGGCAGAACTAGAGGACAGCCTGAGAGAATTATTGCGGCTATTGCCGGAGTCATTTCGGATACTGTGTAACACGTGGGGTCTCAATAGTCTTGTACCCCAGCAACGAATGGATGTCAAAGAAGAAGGTGGAGCGGTCACCCCTCTATCTATATATACACGCAAAAGCCTTTGA